The following DNA comes from Corallococcus exiguus.
GCATGGCGTGGGCCTCAACATCGGCGGGCCGGACGCGCTGGATGACGACTACGTCACCCGCCTGGCCGCGCTGGTGAAGCGGCTGGACGCGCCGTTCTTCTCCGACCACCTGTGCTACTCGCGGCTGGGCGGCGTGCACCTGCATGACCTGCTGCCGCTGCCCTTCACGGAGGCCGCGGTGGAGCACGTGGTGCCGCGCGTGCGCGAAGTCATGGCGCGCGTGGAGCGCCCCTTCCTGCTGGAGAACCCCAGCTACTACGCGGCCATGCCGGGCGGCACGCTGAAGGAGGCGGACTTCCTGCGCCAGGTGGTGGAGGCCGCGGACTGCGGGCTGCTCCTGGACGTGAACAACGTCTGGGTCAACGCGCGAAACCACGGCTACGACCCGCGCGCCTTCGTGGACGCGCTGCCCCTGGAGCGCGTGGTGCAGGTGCACCTGGCCGGCCACGACAAGCGCGAGACGGTCCTCATCGACACGCACGGCGACCGCGTCTGCGACGACGTGTGGGCGCTGTACCGCTACACGCTGGAGCGCACCGGCCCCGTGTCCACGCTGATGGAGTGGGACCAGGCCATCCCGTCCCTGGACGCCGTGCTGGACGAGGCGGACCGGGCGCGCGCCGTGCTCGCGGAGGGTGCGCGATGAAGGCGTCGCTGAAGCACTTCTTCGACAGCATGGATGCGTACCTCGCCGGGCCCCCTGGCGCGGAGGGGCTGTTGAAGCTGTCCGCGTCGCACCCGGGCTGGGACGTGGATCCGGAGCGCATGGCGCTCTATGGCCAGTTCGTGCGCGGCCACGTGCGCTCCACGCTGGAGAAGCTCTTCCCGCTGACGCGCAAGGCGGTGGCGCCGGAAGCGTGGGACGCGCTGGTGGACGGCTACACCCGCACGCGGCCCGCGCGGCACTACGAGCTCAACCGCCTGGGCGAGGGCTTCGCGCCCTTCGTCTCGGACGCCGCCGACGCGAAGGGGCTTCCGCCGTTCCTGCCCGCGCTCGCGCGCTTCGAGTGGACGGACTTCGCGGTGTTCGCCTCCGAGGAGGACCTCCCGGACGCCGTCGAGCGCCTGACGCCCAACCCCACGCTCACGGTGCTGGAGCTGCCCTACCGGCTCTGCGCGTTCATGCGGGCCCGGGGCGCGGAAGCAGTGCCGGCGGAAGGCGAGGAGCTGGCGCTGCTCTGGCGCCACCCAGAGCGGCTGATGACCTTCTACATGGAGGCCACGCCGCCCGCGCTGCTGGTGCTGAAGATGGCCGTGGAGGGCCTGTCGGAAGAGGCCGTCGTCCAGGCCACCGGCATGTCCGCCGCGGACCTCCACGCGGAGGTGGTGCGCTTCGCGAAGGACGGCCTGGTGCTGGCTCCGGCAGCCCGTATTCATTGAAGAACCTGTTGTCTTCCGAGCGGTTTCGCCGCAGCACGTCAAGACGCAAGTGTCCTTCATGGATCCTTTCGTGAAGACGCATGGCTAGGTTTGCGTCCAACATCGCGCAGAAACCGACCCGGAGGTTTTCACCATGAAGAAGACGCTGACTGCCGTGCTGCTGTCGCTGACCCTCGCCGCGCCTGTCATGGCCAAGGACATCGCGGGTGTGAAGTACCCGGAAACCGCCACCGTGGCTGGCAAGGAGCTGAAGCTCAACGGCGTGGGCCTGCGCAAGAAGGCCATCTTCAAGGTCTACACGCTGGGCCTCTACGTGGAGAACCCCACGCAGGACGCCACCGCGCTGCTCAACGCGGATGAAGTCAAACGCGTGCGCATGTTCATGAAGCGCGACCTCAAGAAGGAGCAGATCACCGAGGCCATCGAGAACGGCTTCAAGAAGAGCGCGGGCGCGAACATGCCCAAGCTCCAGGCGCGCCTGGACGCCTTCAAGGCCGCCATCCCCGCGGAGGTGAAGGAGGGCCAGGAGCTCAACCTCACCTACGTCCCCGGCAAGGGCACCACCGTGCAGGTGACGGGCGGCCAGTCCATCGACGTGGAGGGCAAGGACTTCGCGGACGCGCTCTTCTCCGTGTGGCTGGGCAAGGACCCCGTGGACAGCGGCCTCAAGGACGGCATCCTCGGCAAGGAAGACTGACGCTCCTCCGCGCTTCACCCGGAGTCCTGCGCGCGCCCCCGGAGCGGCCCTTCTTCACGGAAGGGGCGTTTCGCGGGGCGCGGTCGTTTCTGGAGGCAACGCCATTGCTTCAATGGTGGACAGCGGACGACGCCCCTGTCACACGCGCTGGAGTTGAAGCTGGAATGCCCCCGCGCATCAGGAGTTGATGCGCGCCGGATTCTCACCCCTTGTCCGTGCTGGAGAACGCTTTGAAGCGATTGGCCCTCTTCGCCGCCTCCTGTGTCCTTGGCGCCGCCTGCAAGACGGCGGAGCCCACCCCCGAGCCGCCCCAGGCCTCCACCCCGGCCCCCGTGGCCGCCGCCGCGCCGGCCACGCCCGCGCCAGAGGCCCCCGCCGTGCCCATGTCCGAGCGCCCCATGCCTCCGGGCCTGGACGCCGCGGTGATGGACCCGTCCGTGAACCCCTGTGACGACTTCTACCAGTACGCGTGTGGCGGCTGGCTGAAGACCACGGAGATCCCCGCCGAGCGCGCGCGCTGGAGCCGCGGCTTCGAGACGGTGGCCGAGCGCAACCAGACCGTGCTGCGCGACATCCTCTCCAAGGCCGCGGAAGGGCAGGGCGAGGGCACCGCGGAAGAGAAGAAGCTGGGCGACTTCTACGGCTCCTGCATGGACGAGGCGAAGCTGGAGCAGTCGCTGCCCACGCTGCGCACGTACCTGGCGAAGCTCAACGGTCTGAAGAGCCCGCAGGCGGTGGCCGGCGCGGTGGCCTGGCTGCACGCGCGCGACGTGAACGCGCTGTTCCGCGTGGGGTCGGATCAGGACCAGAAGGACGCCACGCAGGTCATCGCCGTGGTGGACGCGGGCGGGCTGGGCCTGCCGGACCGCGACTACTACCTCAAGCCCGACGTGAAGATGCGCGAGGCGCGCAACGCCTACCAGGCGCACGTGCAGAAGGTGTTCGAGCTGTTGGGCGACGCGCCCTTCGTGGCCAGCCGCAAGGCCATTGGCATCCTCGCCATCGAGACGCGCCTGGCCAACGCGCGGCTGCCCAAGGAGGAGCGCCGCGAGCCGGAGAAGGTCTACCACCGCCTGGAGCGTCAGGGCCTGAAGCAGCTGGCGCCCGCGTTCCAGTGGGACACGTACTTCGCGCAGGTGGGGCTGCCCGCGGGTGAAGCGCTCAACGTGACGGAGCCGAAGTTCTTCTCGGAGGTGTCCGCGCTGGTGCGTCAGCAGCGCCCGACGGACA
Coding sequences within:
- the bufB gene encoding MNIO family bufferin maturase, which gives rise to MPSPRYADRHGLKPLGAGIGLRRDFYEALPRTPRALDWVEIIPENFLSLGGRSQRALDACRERWTLLPHGVGLNIGGPDALDDDYVTRLAALVKRLDAPFFSDHLCYSRLGGVHLHDLLPLPFTEAAVEHVVPRVREVMARVERPFLLENPSYYAAMPGGTLKEADFLRQVVEAADCGLLLDVNNVWVNARNHGYDPRAFVDALPLERVVQVHLAGHDKRETVLIDTHGDRVCDDVWALYRYTLERTGPVSTLMEWDQAIPSLDAVLDEADRARAVLAEGAR
- a CDS encoding HvfC/BufC N-terminal domain-containing protein: MKASLKHFFDSMDAYLAGPPGAEGLLKLSASHPGWDVDPERMALYGQFVRGHVRSTLEKLFPLTRKAVAPEAWDALVDGYTRTRPARHYELNRLGEGFAPFVSDAADAKGLPPFLPALARFEWTDFAVFASEEDLPDAVERLTPNPTLTVLELPYRLCAFMRARGAEAVPAEGEELALLWRHPERLMTFYMEATPPALLVLKMAVEGLSEEAVVQATGMSAADLHAEVVRFAKDGLVLAPAARIH
- a CDS encoding chalcone isomerase family protein; translated protein: MKKTLTAVLLSLTLAAPVMAKDIAGVKYPETATVAGKELKLNGVGLRKKAIFKVYTLGLYVENPTQDATALLNADEVKRVRMFMKRDLKKEQITEAIENGFKKSAGANMPKLQARLDAFKAAIPAEVKEGQELNLTYVPGKGTTVQVTGGQSIDVEGKDFADALFSVWLGKDPVDSGLKDGILGKED